The Candidatus Koribacter versatilis Ellin345 genome has a segment encoding these proteins:
- a CDS encoding enolase C-terminal domain-like protein, with the protein MKITDIRWTRAFIPIEAPLRYSIGSHPGFSRIIIEVETDEGITGLGECYTGASREGQLADLKPQLIGEDPMNLERIRWKVATPSSVKLFGFALGFAGIEFALLDIQGKALNRPVCDILGGRIRDEVPFAAYLFYRYANDEGTGEVSNAEQMVAFAKALVDRYGFKTLKYKNGVLPPDEEIDTFISLRKQFPKHRIRLDPNAVWTATTAIDVARRLHDYNMEYLEDPVWGMRAMQRVNAKAPWVTLASNMSVFAFEDLAPNIMADVLDVVLLDPHWYGGIHRAKLAGQICEALGVDAGMHSGAEFGISQAAMLHLAACLPNLTLACDSHYHHLKDDILEGGMLKFENGAMKVPTGPGLGVSLDRDKLARYHELSKQHEMGAWTDDPRRGGGVITQPKW; encoded by the coding sequence ATGAAAATTACCGATATTCGCTGGACGCGTGCGTTCATCCCGATTGAAGCGCCTTTGCGCTACTCCATCGGCTCTCATCCTGGTTTTTCGCGCATCATTATTGAGGTCGAAACCGACGAAGGCATCACCGGCCTCGGGGAGTGTTATACAGGTGCGAGCCGCGAAGGACAGCTTGCCGATCTCAAGCCGCAACTGATTGGCGAAGACCCGATGAATCTTGAGAGGATTCGCTGGAAGGTCGCAACGCCGAGTTCGGTGAAGCTTTTCGGATTCGCTCTCGGGTTTGCCGGTATCGAGTTCGCGCTCCTCGACATTCAAGGCAAGGCGCTGAACCGGCCGGTTTGTGACATCCTTGGCGGACGCATCCGCGACGAAGTTCCCTTCGCTGCCTACCTGTTCTATCGCTATGCAAATGACGAGGGGACGGGCGAAGTCTCGAACGCTGAGCAGATGGTTGCTTTCGCGAAGGCGCTCGTTGATCGCTACGGCTTTAAAACGCTCAAATACAAAAACGGCGTTCTGCCGCCAGATGAAGAGATTGATACCTTCATCTCGCTGCGCAAGCAGTTCCCAAAACACCGTATTCGCCTCGATCCCAACGCAGTGTGGACGGCAACTACCGCGATTGACGTCGCCCGCCGCCTGCACGACTACAACATGGAGTACCTCGAAGACCCCGTCTGGGGCATGCGCGCGATGCAACGTGTGAATGCAAAGGCTCCGTGGGTCACGTTGGCTTCGAACATGTCGGTGTTTGCCTTCGAAGATCTCGCGCCAAACATCATGGCCGACGTGCTGGATGTCGTGCTGCTCGATCCGCACTGGTATGGCGGAATTCATCGCGCCAAGCTCGCAGGGCAGATTTGCGAAGCGCTCGGTGTGGACGCCGGCATGCATAGCGGTGCGGAATTCGGCATCTCGCAGGCTGCAATGCTGCATCTGGCCGCGTGCCTGCCGAATCTGACCCTGGCCTGCGATTCCCACTACCACCACCTGAAGGATGACATCCTCGAAGGCGGCATGCTGAAGTTCGAGAACGGGGCGATGAAAGTCCCGACCGGCCCCGGACTAGGCGTGTCGCTGGACCGAGACAAGCTCGCTCGCTACCACGAACTCTCGAAGCA
- a CDS encoding SMP-30/gluconolactonase/LRE family protein, producing the protein MTSLVSMDRFEVFADGLDHPEGLAFDADGNLWAGGELGQIYRIDAKRKVKLVTTLGGFNLGLTFSSRQELFVCNFKLSALIQLDRSGKVVRSWDRVGRYRLRTPNFAVFDREGNLYFSDSGEFHGDDGFLFVLRPNGKIEKLLSDLSFPNGLSLSADDKTLFVVQSTEDNVLAVPVAGGKVTGKARVYGSGLHSVPDGAALDATGNLYVTCYASHNVYCVSPNGEVKLFVADSEGTMLASPTNIAFGGPHHDEMYFANLSRWHICRVRAGIKGQLLANQR; encoded by the coding sequence ATGACCTCGCTTGTCTCGATGGATCGTTTCGAAGTCTTCGCCGATGGCCTTGACCATCCTGAAGGTCTTGCCTTCGATGCCGACGGAAACCTCTGGGCCGGCGGTGAACTCGGCCAAATTTATCGCATCGACGCGAAACGAAAAGTGAAGCTGGTGACCACACTCGGCGGCTTCAATCTTGGCCTGACATTTTCGTCGCGCCAGGAATTGTTCGTTTGCAACTTTAAACTCAGCGCACTCATTCAACTCGATCGTTCCGGAAAAGTCGTCCGGTCGTGGGATCGCGTGGGCCGCTACCGCCTTCGCACGCCGAATTTTGCCGTCTTCGATCGCGAAGGCAATCTTTATTTCAGCGACTCCGGTGAGTTTCACGGCGACGATGGATTTTTGTTCGTGTTGCGACCGAATGGCAAGATTGAGAAACTGCTTTCGGATCTCTCATTCCCGAATGGCCTCTCGCTGAGTGCCGACGACAAGACGCTCTTCGTTGTACAAAGCACAGAAGACAATGTACTCGCCGTGCCGGTTGCGGGCGGTAAAGTGACGGGTAAAGCCCGCGTATACGGGAGCGGCCTGCACAGCGTTCCGGATGGCGCGGCACTCGATGCGACCGGAAATCTGTACGTCACCTGCTACGCGTCGCACAATGTGTATTGCGTTTCACCGAACGGTGAAGTCAAACTATTCGTCGCCGATAGTGAAGGAACGATGCTCGCCAGTCCCACGAATATCGCCTTCGGCGGTCCGCATCACGATGAGATGTATTTTGCCAATCTCAGCCGCTGGCATATTTGTCGCGTGCGGGCCGGCATCAAGGGACAATTACTCGCCAACCAGCGTTAG